AAAGGATTTTGAGACCCTTTACAATCATGACCAGGTAAGGTCTTCATACATCCAGATGTCTTTTTAGACTGCATGATCTGATCATATCTGTTTAGATTTACACTTAATCCATTTGATCttttctgtctatctgtcctCATGCCTAAATAAAGTCATCTTCTCTTTCTCTCCTCTCAGCTAAAGAGGCAGATGGATGAAGAAGCTGTGTTTGTGGGCTTCACAGAGGGGGAGATTGATTTCCAGCCCACTTATAAATATAACACCGGCTCAGATCAGTGGGACACAAGGTAAGAGAGCAGGACCACAGCTACCTTCcactgtcccctttaaagaaaacaaaaaggaCTTTGTCTTCTCTTGCATGTAACTCATCCTGCACTGTTTGTGCTATGGGTATGAATGATCAGACAGGAGATCAGACTTTACACCTGGCAGACAATAAACTtatattaaatttaatattaaagCCAAGTCATTTATAAACACCAAAATGCAGATAAGAGTAAGGTTgctttgtacatttttttgaaatgtttgtaattttagGACATTTACTCATTTGGTCCAAGTAGTTAACCTAACTCAAATTACTGAGGGTGTGTTTatacagtccttccagaaaaatgctgagttttttgtgatggttgCCTGCAAAAATCCTTgagcacgttttcttaaaaaatgcaatggaatatgCGGTATATTTATGCAATTGTATGCAACGAATTGcgaaaacttgcaaaaactgcgggaacttgcaaaaaactGCGGTTGGGGTTTGCAGCTTTTTAGTGATGTTCACATCACGTAAttgtcacttcataacgttcccatagcaacaggggacatggctgcgcttgtgtgaagtaaaggcaacattattttactttctGTTACGAAattgcggggattatgaaatcacgcaagccctgcatattttgcgcacggaaaCCTGCTATTTATGCGTCGAAAGTgcagcgtatttgaaaaaatgctgcCCCGCataatatgcagactttggctgattatgcatttgcgacgtgtgtgtgtgtgtttcagtcgTGTAGTGCAGACAGAGATCTTTTTCTGAAATGCAAGTATAGATGATGGTATGTGACGAGAGCTTGTGCGTCGAGATTAAAAAattaatagacccttttacagcccacgtgatcaaatagcctgcgcacGCATTTCGGCACgagttagcaactcagaaagtttattaaaactgtttcccagaatcaaaatgtctggtggttgcgtttggttgcactaatataatatactaatataagtatatatgtatctggcaactttatttttggccatctgctaacgtcttctatccactccactatagtacacggatctggtagctgtgttgaaaaagttgataaagttaactaactttttaaaataactttctctgtctgtgttgcttcactgctgattcttgccatactttcGTTGCCAAACTGCGCGCGCATacgttgccacgtcatcattgtatacaaacagtaaaagggtctataatgTCATGAGATTTCTCGTGGAGGTGAAAAGCTGGTCATTTCTCAAACAAAAGGCTGCATCCTTCGCATTTGTAGACTACATATATCATAAAGACCataataacaattataaagttgtttaCTATAAtatttagttaattttaaatgattgtaaTATGCTTTTGacatgtaatgctcagttaactgaaataaaccaggcttgatgacgtatgcatcCTGCatatacgacttccggaagacgcagctttctgtttgagaaacggccactgTCCTAATATCAGTATAAAGTTAAGTTTCTGGCTAAACTTATATGTGAATGCATTATAGTCCGTCTTTTACTGCgtgtgcttttttgtttgggtttccaataatgttcatCTGAATAACAGTGGCTGTatcatttctattgtaaagaaTTAGACAAATATCAAagatttaaatgcatttaaacgtTGTTTGGCTAAAGTTACGGTAAGCATCTAAAGTGAAAGTAACAGAAGCAGGTCCTTTAGTGCCCCCTGCAGGCATTGTAATAAAATCAGCATTATGGATTATAACAAAAGGTTACCTACATAATATTGTAATGTttaaccaattattattgcatcatcatcattatgtaattttaaaggttAGTGCTCACTtgggtttatttttataaattttattaTCAATTAGCtaaataattgttagggacagtcctgattagttaaaacatttcaaagtaatgcaatttcagttttccattcatttattttatcattgaggattttttaaaaagtgtaaaaatatggTTCTCGAGAACCTAATCTTTTGTCTTGTCTCGTGGAttaacaaaatgcattagtgCGAACTTGACCATCAACCTCAACACAAACTTCAATCATGAGCACATCAACCAAAAACAACTTGTGAATATAACAGATAACTAGAGAAATAAATCCAGCAAAGACTAAAACCGTAATGCTTcttaactcattcaccgcctgcctttttgagaaaagttgcccacctgcatttttgtgattttaacaaaagtttcacaaaattccttgcaggaaaaattatcttctataaatatataaacatacaaattatatcaaattaaagaacacaccttctgctttcaaacaaacaaaaaacaaacaaacaaaatggggaaaaacgtatcattatatatttactttttccacttaatttaaccactgaaatatggatatttctcttaaaaaatacaacattttgagcaaaaagcttaaaaaattgcgtttttgtaaaggaatttatgttagagatcagactcagaatgactttcaaacataaaggcagttaaaataaatcattaaatctttttaacTTCCGTTTTTGATAAATTCGGTTTGCGGTAttacactttcactttgaaattcgtccagaaaggcatatttattagttaaatattaactcataattgacgagataactcgtcaatggcggtgaatgagttaatAATAACAACCATCAAATATGAAAATGCCACAGTAAGaatgtactgtatattaaaCACAAGTCACTAAAATCATCTTTGTTAGCAACATCTTATTCAGTATATACtgagtaaaatatgaaatgACTGCAGTCCTTGTTTTTGTGACTTTATATGTATGCAGTGAGAAGTGCAGAGTACCAGCGTGGTGTGACCGCATCCTGTGGAGGGGAAAGAATGTTAAACAGCTTCATTATGAGAGTCACATGACCCTAAAGACCAGTGATCACAAACCTGTCAGCTCTCTAATGGAGATCGGGGTGAGAATGCCTACTTTAGTTACCTTTCAGCCAATCGTCATCCTCGGTCCTCTTTAATGACACGTCTACTGTATATCTTTACTCTGAATAGATCAAGGTGGTGCACGAGGAGTCCTACAAGAAAACATTTGAGGAGATCGTTCGGAATATTGACAAACTGGAGAATGATTGCATTCCTTCAGTGTCTGTCTCGCAGACTGAGGTAATGCTCATCTGTTGTAAGAATTTATTCATTGGTTTTAATACGGTTCACGttgaaatgtttaattttaatttttcttttcttcATGATCGTGCTGTAGTTTCATTTCAAGGATGTGAAGTTTATGCAGCATCAGGCACATACGGTGACTGTTTACAATGAGGGCCAGGTGCCGTGTCAGTTTGAGTTCATTCAGAAGTTAGATGAACCTGCATACTGTAAACCCTGGTTAACAGCAAACCCAGCTAAAGGCTTCCTGGCCCAGGGTGAGACTTTTACACCTTCATCTTAGTCAACACTCTTTACAAATGTTTGCCTAGTTGTTTGGTCATTTTACTAGTTAACATATCCTAAATAGACCATTTACACCAGCATGAAATGAACTGGTGAGAGTATGTTTCAGTGGGTGGAGTTTCTCAGATCAACAGGTCAAATATGATATAAAAACAAGTCATAGACTGGTGGTGGTGATGCCGATGTGTTGTGCTGTCTGTGTACTGTAGGTGCCAGTGTTGACATCGACCTGGAGGTGTTTGTGAACCGTACCACAGCCCCAGAGCTGAACACAGGCCAGCAGACACTTGAAGACATCTTGATTCTTCATCTGGAGAGGGGTAAAGACTACTTCATCTCTGTCACAGGCTCATATCTGCCCAGCTGTTTCGGCTCTTCGCTCAGTACCCTGTGTCTTCTGAGAGAACCTATACAGGAGATGTCAATGGACACCATCAGAGACCTGGTGAGATCTTTCACTAGAAGCTTCATGCTCATCAGTAAACTCACAGTTGTGGAGGGTCAGTCTGAGGCGTGGAGATGCTTTGTTGGATAACTGTTTGATGTAAATCAcaaatcgcgattaatcacatacaaaattaaagtttgtttttgcatagtACCGgtactgtatatgtgtgtgcactgtgtgtaattattttgtatgtatTAATACACATATATGTATAAATGTCGTTCTATGTGTTATATGaaatatatcaaaatctaaataaatatatacattagggatgcaccgataggatttttttggaccgataccgatttaaacagacaacttctggccgataccgatattaaacacttgtatacaatactatacagttggtctattagctagtttatttctacatcaaattatttttactgaacatggattggatctaattaacatttaactgaccaacataataagagaggcacaaattaagctaaaacaaatataataagacagcatgacaaccttcaaaggtggtttttgctatttagcatttattttattaacaacattaactaatttttctttttacatataatggatttctttatgcagttaatttataaacaatcggtatcggcctttctcgtgctattgccgatatgccgatggtttcaaattcatcaaaaatcggcgaTAAATATCgccggccgatacatcggtgcatcactaataaacatttaaaagtttcttgaatacatacatgcatgtgtgtgtatttctttatacaaaataattacacgcagtgcacacacacatataatgcaaaaacaaacttttattttgtactcGATTAATCACCGTTAATCTTTTGACAGGCCTACTAATAATGTAAAGCAGAAAAACAAATGGTACACAATGTGTAACAACTACTAGAGAATATCTGCTTTAGAGAATATATCTCTCAGCCTTTTATTTTGGGATGTCCTTTTCCTATAAAAAATGCTTAAACCaacactttttttgtttgtttttgtttttagtcTCTGAAGTCAAATAGTCAACTGAACGAATCTGAAGCTGAGAAACCTCAAGAAATCCCGAAGGAAATATGGATGATGGTCGAACATCTCTACCGTAATGCAAAAAAACAGGTCTCATTATTTTCTTTTGGCTCTGTACCAACATTTTGGCTTCAGAACTGCACCAGAATACCTTGGTATCAGTACTGAATCTGTACCATAATTGAAAAATAACCAGTTTCAAAAGATAAATTAAATGATAGATGTTTTTGCCTGAAGCAACAACAAACAGCACTGCATTCAGATACAATTAATCCTTAAAGGGAAACCAGGCAAGTCTGCGTAATATTTCTCTacgagctccccctagtgtctgaaaGTAAATGCTTTCAAAGACACTGTCGTAAAAACTAACTGTTGTCCCCCCCCGGAACCAAGTTTATCAGCTTATTTCCAATCCAGTTATGTTCAACAATTGCTAGCCGTGTTTAGCTCGCCTGCCTCTGTGTTGTTTGCCGTAAAGTGATCCTGCTTCTCGCGATATCTGAGACTttgcgagactgaaggacaccgggttggatacagcgaacttgcaagtggggtattcttcctacagacggtagggtcGGGCGAGAGAGACTTCATTCGTccggtaatgagtcatttaaccatataccgacttacgaagatgatttattaacataaaaatgctgccttgtgtccctttaaagtaagATGCAACTTTCAAGCGTCCTATCACTGTTTATAAGTCCcggacaacaggtttaaatgcatgcaaggtcaaaaaacactgtaattgtctcaaaatataaatttaaaattaccccatttctcagagatccccaaatgattcgtgtgaagccgttcaacaactcagtctgcctaaactccacctttcagtagcctactctgctctgattggtcaactgacacAGTCTCCGCACAGATCAGTGGCACAGACCAACAATAGTGCAACATCTATTGACCtagtgctaacatgatttacatctatacacatcattcatcattattCCAAGCAATTAAAACAACGACAAAAACTAAcgtttttacactcatttaagcatttatgtaaactaaccggactatagacggtttcagcagtaaaaacataaacaagcggctgtcgcggtccgcacgtaacttccggtaaactccgctaagaataactaacaacaaagttctttaaacttattttatttatataacaagcaaaaaaacaacacctATATTacttaggaaaccaaaacatttgtaattttcgacgaggcattcgttcaagagatcagtttagtaactagtcagaccattaaaaaaaacaaaaccggaCGTAAGGTTCGGATcgagacgtgtatcacgtgcgtccgatgaaagcGTCTATAGcaaaaatataaacacaagTGCACATGCATTAGCCGCTAGCTAACGTGACTCCCTGACAGTATATTAAGAGTTTAAACAACGACATCATttatcattaatccaagcaataaaaacgacgaAAGACACTAAcgtttttacactcatttaagcatttatgtaagctAACCGGACCATAGCAAAAATCCAAACACTAATGTTTACACACTGACTAGCTGTGAGCAGGTCATAGTTTTCGTTTCTCCAGTGTGGGCAAGGCTGTAGGCGGAGATTATTATGCAAAGTGTTGGTATTACATGGATAAAGACAGGCAGGAGATTCAATCCATATGACGACTCGTTTCAGAATCGACTCCCTACTTTAGAAGCCAATACACtttacattgatggacagctacatgaCACACTGTAATACAGGTCAGTTTTgattttggatctgtgtggctctttaaAAGGGGAATGGGAAAGGAAAAGAAATAGAAAAAACACAACACCTCAATCAGTAGGAAGAAAATCGTcatttgtgacctgtgctgTCTGAATGCACACGGTCTAATTCTGAGCTACAGGAAAACATGTCCACTATATAAAGtttttgtacaaaaaaaaaacataaaaggggacgtatcatgaaaatctgactttttccatgtttaagttctataattgggtccccagtgcttctatcaacctagaaaatgtgaacaagatcaacccagtaacttagtttttggtaaaccattctctacaagcatgtgaaaaaatagttcattgaaatttggctccccttgtgatgtcaaaaggggataataccaccccttaatgtgCACTATCCatccacagcactgccattaagtgcagagatcagctcatttgcattttaaaggacacacccaagaacggcacatttttgctcacacctacaaagtggcaattttataataaatgatctatacggtattttgagctaaaacttcacatacgtactctgaggacaccaaagatgtatttgacatcttaaaaaagtcttgtgaaatgtcccctttaagcccTCGTCTAGTGTGGTGTGCTAAACTGTGCTGTTGTAGGTCAGTATTGTTGAAGTCACACAGCAGGAATCTGTGAAGGGAATGAACctgaaacaaacaaaactgagCCATTCATCTGAACCATTCTTGAGTGTTTAGAGATGTTGTATTAATGTTGTATTGAGGTCTTTTGTGGTGGTTTGTGTGTTGCAGGAAGATCTCTTTCAACAGCCCGGCCTCCGCAGCGAGTTTGAAGAGATTCGGGATTGTCTGGACACCTGCTGCTTAGACACTCTCCGTATCCTTCCCTATACTATACAAATATCTTAGATCTTGCCATGACTGCTGTTGAGGGCTCTTAACTTTGAGTACTATCAGCGGGGAGTAATCATTCAGTGGCTGAAGCCCTCCTCCTGTTCCTGGATGCTCTTCCTGAACCTGTCATCCCTTTCTCTTTCTATCAGCAGTGCTTGGACAGCTGCTCAGACAGCACTCATTGTAAACAGGTCTGTGTCCTCAAAACCTTTTCTTTTTTAACCTCTTCTAATGCTAAGCACACAACTGTTTATCACAACACTGTACACATTACAAGACAAACAATACCACAGTGCGGCACACTACACAACCGATCGTCACCTGGGGCTAGTGGTTACAGATTACGAACTCAGACCTTTACATTTGTCGTTCAACATCCAGCCAGAGGTGCCCACATTAAAGAATGGAAGAGATTTGGCTTTTTATCAGCTACTCAAAACAATAAAGGCATCTCGTAGTGTGTGCTTAAGGGCGaattatatttttgcatttgacTTTGTCCTGTCAATGTGCCTCTCATGAAGAAAATGGTGAAGATCAGTGCTCTGCCCCATAGGCTATGtgtcagttttcatttatacttttgcgttaTTGTTCACGTCGATGTGAAACAACTGGAAAGATCATTATACAGTATCAGtataatttgtaaataaaatgatGTTGTTGTTTTCTCCACAGATTATTGCTATGCTACCTCAGtgccataaaaatgtttttaactatTTAGTGGCTTTCCTTCAAGAACTGTTGAAGTACTCTGCACATAATCGCCTGGATATGAGTATTTTAGGTACGTTAACAAAACACTTTCATGATCTGTTTTTGTGTCAATCTTTGAATCAGAAAGCTTATTTAACTGAGACACATTAATTATTTACTGAAGATTAAAACAAAATACTCCTAACAAAAGACCATTTGTATGTGTTTAAAAAG
Above is a window of Paramisgurnus dabryanus chromosome 13, PD_genome_1.1, whole genome shotgun sequence DNA encoding:
- the inpp5b gene encoding type II inositol 1,4,5-trisphosphate 5-phosphatase isoform X2, with the protein product MANSRGPSDVQNNRKNVRKLQDVCEQYPKVEPKFDWLNKYRKVSKGAKSLKKSLTSRSSMPSQMKRSDKSHAGDNGREHKELQKTRGDGVPESQERVRDDLIRSSQPVLSNKAQMLAMPQFGLRDNLIKCELLKNEDAYTYIQNYSFFLGTYNVNGQNPKESLIPWLGSTADPPDFYLLGFQELDLSKEAFLFNDTPKEPEWMLAVYKGLHPDAKYALVKVVRLVGIMLVMYVKAEHAAHISEVQTESVGTGVMSRLGNKGAVAVRFRFHNSDICVVNSHLAAHTEEFERRNQDFKDICRRMQFEQLNPTLPPLTIMKHNVVLWLGDLNYRISDLEVDHVKDLIAKKDFETLYNHDQLKRQMDEEAVFVGFTEGEIDFQPTYKYNTGSDQWDTSEKCRVPAWCDRILWRGKNVKQLHYESHMTLKTSDHKPVSSLMEIGIKVVHEESYKKTFEEIVRNIDKLENDCIPSVSVSQTEFHFKDVKFMQHQAHTVTVYNEGQVPCQFEFIQKLDEPAYCKPWLTANPAKGFLAQGASVDIDLEVFVNRTTAPELNTGQQTLEDILILHLERGKDYFISVTGSYLPSCFGSSLSTLCLLREPIQEMSMDTIRDLSLKSNSQLNESEAEKPQEIPKEIWMMVEHLYRNAKKQEDLFQQPGLRSEFEEIRDCLDTCCLDTLPGSNHSVAEALLLFLDALPEPVIPFSFYQQCLDSCSDSTHCKQIIAMLPQCHKNVFNYLVAFLQELLKYSAHNRLDMSILAPVFAGLLLRSPTKQDLIEKRKGKEFFQHFLVEMPSDGDINEKSPE
- the inpp5b gene encoding type II inositol 1,4,5-trisphosphate 5-phosphatase isoform X3 — encoded protein: MSSDKSHAGDNGREHKELQKTRGDGVPESQERVRDDLIRSSQPVLSNKAQMLAMPQFGLRDNLIKCELLKNEDAYTYIQNYSFFLGTYNVNGQNPKESLIPWLGSTADPPDFYLLGFQELDLSKEAFLFNDTPKEPEWMLAVYKGLHPDAKYALVKVVRLVGIMLVMYVKAEHAAHISEVQTESVGTGVMSRLGNKGAVAVRFRFHNSDICVVNSHLAAHTEEFERRNQDFKDICRRMQFEQLNPTLPPLTIMKHNVVLWLGDLNYRISDLEVDHVKDLIAKKDFETLYNHDQLKRQMDEEAVFVGFTEGEIDFQPTYKYNTGSDQWDTSEKCRVPAWCDRILWRGKNVKQLHYESHMTLKTSDHKPVSSLMEIGIKVVHEESYKKTFEEIVRNIDKLENDCIPSVSVSQTEFHFKDVKFMQHQAHTVTVYNEGQVPCQFEFIQKLDEPAYCKPWLTANPAKGFLAQGASVDIDLEVFVNRTTAPELNTGQQTLEDILILHLERGKDYFISVTGSYLPSCFGSSLSTLCLLREPIQEMSMDTIRDLSLKSNSQLNESEAEKPQEIPKEIWMMVEHLYRNAKKQEDLFQQPGLRSEFEEIRDCLDTCCLDTLPGSNHSVAEALLLFLDALPEPVIPFSFYQQCLDSCSDSTHCKQIIAMLPQCHKNVFNYLVAFLQELLKYSAHNRLDMSILAPVFAGLLLRSPTKQDLIEKRKGKEFFQHFLVEMPSDGDINEKSPE